DNA sequence from the Littorina saxatilis isolate snail1 linkage group LG9, US_GU_Lsax_2.0, whole genome shotgun sequence genome:
GAGTGAGTGTATGAATTAACGGATCTGTTCATGCTATACCTGGCTGGTCGAGTCGCCCACTGTCAGGGACGGGATTCCCATTACCGTAATTCTTCATATAAACACTGTAAGTTGAAGTGTTTCACTTTGGAACACACTTGTTGTAacttcagtggaacccccttttaagaccccccagtgTGAGGCttcctcccctttaagaccccccagtgTGAGGCttcctcccctttaagaccccccagtgTGAGGCttcctcccctttaagaccccccagtgTGAGGCttcctcccctttaagaccccccagtgTGAGGCttcctcccctttaagaccccccagtgTGAGGCttcctcccctttaagaccccccagtgTGAGGCttcctcccctttaagaccccccagtgTAAGGCttcctcccctttaagaccccccagtgTGAGGCttcctcccctttaagaccctccaGTGTAAGGCTTCCTCCCCTTTAGGACCCCCCAGTGTGGGGCttcctcccctttaagaccctcctttcctgctcagatgttttgttcatagcctctggaaatttacctccattttaagattccctcctttttacatttagtcaagttttgactaaatgtttgaacatagaggggggaatcgagacgagggtcgtggtgtatgtgcgtgtgtgtgtgtgtgtgtgtgtgtgtgtatgtgcgtgtgtgtgtgtgtgtgtgtgtgtgtgtgtgtagagcgattcagagtaaaccctggaccgatctttatgaaatgttacatgagagttcctgggtatgatatccccagacgtttttttctttttttcgatgaTTGTCTTTTATGACaccatatccggctttttgtaaaagttgaggcggcactgtcacaccttcctttttcaatcaaattgattgaaattttggccaagtaatcttcgacgaaggccggacttcggtattgcatttcagcatggaggcttaaaaattaattaatgactttggtcattaaaaatctgaaaattgtaattaaaattatttttttataaaacgatccaaaattacttttattttattattcatcatgttctgatttcaaaaacatataaatatattttatcctacatacgtgagagagatacccgtgagataaaaatcgttcaaatcacacgtgtgtatatcatgtaaatgaggtcaaccggaaggtcaagctatgtaaattagtagtacatgggatcaaccggaaggtcaagctatgtaaattagtaattacatattcatgaagaactacttttgcaacaaaatggcaactgccacgaaaaccgatttgtcaacactgaaagaatttttgagtgatgagctgttcgaagacatgtttggtgatgacgcgaatgacgaagtcgatgaagaaaaaagtgagtcatccatgatttatgatttttctccaatagactcattcgttcagacaaacaagaacaagaacactctccgaaaaacggtttacgatatacgtcgcctatcgacgtttatggcgaaacacggggacaaaagaaacattagcaccatccaaccacaagaattatgcaaaattctctgctcctttttcatgagtttgaaaaaaccggatggcaaagagtatgaaccatccacgctgaggggccttctcagcagcatccatcgacagttgaaatctaaaaagtactgtgcatccgttatagacggccccgaatttgcacaactgagagaagtcgtgaagacaaagcagaagatagttaaacaggaaggttgtggcaacttacctaacagggctcaaccgctgaaagatgaagatgttgacaagctgtggcagacaaaacagctcggagtcgcagatccagaagcaatcctgaatactctgtggtggcaaaacacagtcaactttggtctgcgcagcgtgactcctcacaggcacatgcagtgGGGAGACGTGTCCTTGCATGAAGACAGTAATGGCAGAGAGTATCTCCAATTTTGCGAAAGACAATCCAAAACATGCCAGGGCGACAATCCAAAGTCTGTGCGTGATGTCTGTCCGAAAGCTTGGGCGTCGAACGATGAGCGCTGCCCTGTCGCAGTTTACAAAACATACGCAGCTCTCCGACCAAAAGGTTACTCCGAGACAAGTTCCCCCTTCTATTgtgcaacaaacacaaaagttgCATCTGAAGAATTCCCATGGTTCAAGCGCCAACCTGTCGGCGTCAACAAGTTGTCAGCAACCATGAAAAACATGTGCAGAAAAGCTGGGATCATCAACCCGAGGTACACCAACCACTCCTTTTAAAAGTTAAACGTCTTGTCAAGGTTCGTAGTTCAAATGCTCTTGAGCTTGTAAATGAGAACACTTTGTTTCTTGACGACAGACAAGTTTCAATTTACAGGCCCTTGGGATAAGCGTGGCTGGCTGGCTTTATAATTGTCTCATGCACATCCGCTTCTCACATATTTCCGTTTTGTCagtgttatggagtggtatagcccggtttttagacaatcataaatgcctctacacaactctataaatttagtatttgtttacagacttgaatgtaatctgaatagttgtccgctaccgtagcttacaaggcacaagcgcacacgcactcacacacgcaaaaacctggtgttaaatggatcttgacactgccaagactaattattattagtttacaaagctttttacatcacaaaatcatttccgggcttcgaccagtactctaggtcgacaacaccgcaagaaactctacagtccaagacgcagacaccttttggctcaaacaaagcagcttaacaggtaagacgaataggtattctactgtacgttaccctactgccatctttcggccctcaagatgttggtatggctgtaagtccttcagacgactgacaaggatgcaccagtcctcacgacaccgcaaccattgcttgacgtagtccttgatccttccagttcgtctcggcggctaactgtagaaccctgccagctctccatgccatggtcatgtccacaagccgcagttgactggttcagttcagcctccggcgatgaaaaccccccagttggaacactgtaaagtttatagtccataaatcaacttgtctttagtttctttcactcgcacaataaaaatactcactcgtccaacatattaagctgcatgagccaatataattatttacacgttaattcctattttctaaaaccaagaaaacgttacgtaaaaccctcacatgtttaagccgtgtagcacaatagcttaggcctacacaataacgttaaacacagaaccagtcactcttctcacatacgacaacatgacatgaaaatataaccggtttcaaacatacctcaaaagagtgtaaagccaacatttagtacagtcgccggcctggcatgaatatgaaaatggaagatatcatgtaagctgatagggaaagttcgtcagtcttcatccttcttcagtcagatacctaaaacaggagcccgtctgctaaagtgttacgaaaaacatgagtcgagcttggctccttgacggcgactgattttacaaagtcgttcttgctatgacattgccagtgagctgtcgcctgcattacttgcacgtgaaaaaccttgtcagttacacaaaggttcaactgcggtcaacgcgacggtatgcagcctatagccctttccaatgtctgaccatcgctatagtctattctatttacaacaatacacattaggccaaaaatacgagtaaaccgcttcgtaacatcaccccctttcctcaaaagaaaatgaattgttgaaaaAACGATGAAATTTTCTGAATCTCGATCAGAGATTATCCAAAAAGTCAAAAGAATTATATACAGGGGTCATGTTCAGAAGCTGTGTACAAAAAATATCATGAATGAAACACGTGTGAGACCTTGGCCTTGCAAGAATATGCCAGTCAACAcatcaaatcaaaaatcaaatcaaatctgaaaatgttactggataaacaggacaaacaaaacaatcattcacACCCGTGTAAGCGCACGTGCCTTGAGATAGAAAACAATACTGCT
Encoded proteins:
- the LOC138976624 gene encoding uncharacterized protein KIAA1958 homolog, whose translation is ILNTLWWQNTVNFGLRSVTPHRHMQWGDVSLHEDSNGREYLQFCERQSKTCQGDNPKSVRDVCPKAWASNDERCPVAVYKTYAALRPKGYSETSSPFYCATNTKVASEEFPWFKRQPVGVNKLSATMKNMCRKAGIINPRYTNHSF